A genome region from Leeia speluncae includes the following:
- a CDS encoding HPP family protein, whose translation MEQKPHWFWKMATPAIPSQKIVKAGLGGLIAIGIIALLASLTNEPLILGSFGASCVLVFGYPESPFSRARQVIGGHVIGAFSGLLILHLLGHSPFAFAIAMGLAIVLMMITRSVHPPAGSNPVIVMMSQPGWMFLIKPVLIGSICLAIIGWLYHRITSKVAP comes from the coding sequence ATGGAACAAAAACCACATTGGTTTTGGAAAATGGCAACGCCAGCCATTCCTAGCCAGAAAATTGTCAAAGCAGGACTTGGTGGGCTAATTGCCATCGGGATCATTGCTTTACTAGCAAGCCTTACTAATGAACCTTTAATTTTGGGCTCTTTTGGCGCAAGTTGTGTACTAGTTTTTGGTTATCCAGAAAGCCCATTTTCACGCGCAAGACAAGTAATTGGCGGCCATGTAATTGGCGCATTTAGTGGTTTACTTATCTTACATTTACTCGGACATTCGCCTTTTGCGTTTGCAATCGCCATGGGTTTAGCCATTGTGTTGATGATGATCACTAGGTCAGTGCATCCGCCTGCGGGTTCTAACCCTGTGATTGTGATGATGAGCCAACCAGGCTGGATGTTCTTAATTAAACCAGTGCTAATAGGCAGCATTTGCCTAGCTATTATTGGCTGGCTTTACCACCGTATTACATCCAAAGTTGCCCCTTAA
- a CDS encoding dienelactone hydrolase family protein → MRATLVTPDGGGTYPGILLLHTSSGFEQADITYAEKLAQAGYVVLVPEFLSAYGITAKTRQITFTSKAEPIYNDFVAALDTLSHLPKVAGHKIGAIGFSNGGYFSMWLAATNKVQAGISYYGALSGAGSDKSLERFSATFNSTSAPVLILHGTNDATVPVSAAKRLDSIVASSNTKHETHFYEGADHRFERDDSDANNAAAKDAWIHTLSFFRQYLN, encoded by the coding sequence ATGCGTGCGACGCTAGTGACGCCTGATGGTGGAGGTACGTATCCAGGTATTTTATTACTCCATACCAGCAGTGGTTTTGAGCAAGCTGATATAACCTATGCAGAGAAATTGGCTCAAGCAGGCTATGTCGTTTTAGTTCCTGAATTTTTATCAGCCTATGGAATAACCGCTAAAACACGCCAGATTACTTTTACGAGCAAAGCAGAACCAATTTACAATGATTTCGTTGCAGCACTAGATACCTTGTCACACCTACCCAAGGTTGCTGGACACAAAATTGGGGCGATTGGTTTTTCTAACGGTGGCTATTTCTCCATGTGGCTAGCGGCCACTAATAAGGTACAAGCTGGCATCAGTTATTACGGCGCGCTTTCTGGTGCGGGATCCGACAAATCGCTAGAACGTTTTAGCGCTACATTTAACTCAACTAGTGCACCAGTCTTGATTTTACATGGTACGAATGACGCTACCGTCCCTGTTTCTGCTGCGAAACGACTAGACAGTATTGTGGCTAGCAGCAATACCAAGCATGAAACCCATTTCTATGAAGGTGCAGATCACCGTTTCGAAAGAGATGATAGTGATGCAAATAACGCTGCAGCGAAGGATGCTTGGATACATACACTTTCATTTTTTAGACAATATTTGAACTAA
- a CDS encoding LysR family transcriptional regulator: MKATLEEITVYLAVVDTGSFTAAADHLGLPVSTTSRLLARLEEKLETTLLRRTTRRLDLTEEGARFARDARNIMDAVQLAEDGLMERKGRLSGLLRIDAATPFVLHVLAPLLPGFHALYPEVKLAITSNEGFIDLLERRVDMAIRIGELEDSTLHSRFLGRTNIRLLASPEYLKRAGMPKEAKDLLHHKLLGFLQPESLNVWPARLPDGKLLRIEPTMTAASGETLRQLAINGLGIACLSTFMTSKDVEAGRLVEVLATEIEPTSRPVHAVFYQQSAFSAKISSMVRYLVEALREPEEKWDRAALS; the protein is encoded by the coding sequence ATGAAAGCTACGCTAGAAGAAATCACCGTTTATTTAGCGGTTGTTGATACCGGTTCGTTTACTGCGGCGGCAGATCATTTAGGCCTGCCGGTTTCGACGACAAGCCGTTTACTAGCACGCCTAGAAGAAAAGCTAGAAACCACACTGCTACGCAGAACAACTAGAAGGCTAGACCTAACGGAAGAGGGCGCACGTTTTGCCCGGGATGCCAGAAACATCATGGATGCAGTGCAATTAGCAGAAGATGGCCTCATGGAACGTAAAGGCCGGCTTTCTGGATTGTTGCGAATAGATGCCGCCACACCATTTGTTCTGCATGTGCTAGCCCCTTTGTTACCCGGCTTTCATGCGCTTTACCCAGAAGTAAAACTAGCGATCACCAGTAACGAAGGTTTTATCGATTTACTTGAGCGACGAGTAGACATGGCGATTCGTATTGGCGAATTGGAAGACTCTACCCTACATAGCCGTTTTCTTGGCCGTACCAATATCCGCTTGCTAGCCAGCCCAGAATATTTAAAGCGGGCAGGGATGCCAAAAGAAGCAAAAGATCTCCTACACCACAAATTACTTGGCTTCCTTCAGCCAGAATCTCTGAATGTTTGGCCGGCACGACTGCCAGATGGAAAACTATTAAGAATCGAACCGACTATGACAGCGGCTAGCGGAGAAACACTACGACAACTAGCCATCAATGGATTAGGAATTGCTTGTCTTTCAACCTTTATGACCTCAAAAGATGTGGAAGCAGGCCGACTGGTTGAGGTGCTTGCCACTGAAATTGAACCGACCTCCAGACCCGTTCACGCAGTTTTCTACCAGCAATCTGCCTTCTCCGCCAAGATTTCCTCGATGGTGAGGTATTTGGTAGAGGCGTTACGGGAGCCTGAGGAAAAGTGGGATAGGGCGGCTTTATCTTAG